A single Lolium perenne isolate Kyuss_39 chromosome 6, Kyuss_2.0, whole genome shotgun sequence DNA region contains:
- the LOC139832307 gene encoding uncharacterized protein — protein MSDEVRVLQSHVDNLSFSIELSFHGGTAWWLTTIYGPTCVSLQPVSLDEPRALRVALQGPWAVVGDFNLIIDAADRNTSIVDRRAIGLFRRCLNDLELRESPLIGRHFTWSNGRTPSMLVKLDRWFASMDWDDLYPYASLTTVSSSVSEHCPILMSTAVESHVNKRFCFEHFWLKLDGFLDEVKSEMARKKAELDASQARTEAAEATAKAAGVEDLQKRLADAETALNEHKY, from the exons ATgtctgatgaggtccgtgtgctCCAAAGCCACGTTGACAACCTCTCGTTCTCCATCGAGTTGTCTTTTCATGGCGGCACGGCGTGGTGGCTCACCACCATCTATGGCCCGACATGTGTCTCACTTCAGCCGGTTTCCCTTGATGAGCCGCGGGCCCTGCGTGTTGCGCTCCAAGGACCGTGGGCTGTCGTTGGCGATTTCAACCTCATTATCGATGCCGCGGACAGGAACACTTCCATTGTGgatcgacgcgccatcggcctctTTCGTCGGTGTCTCAACGACCTTGAGCTACGGGAGTCGCCTTTGATAGGACGACACTTCACCTGGAGCAACGGCCGGACGCCGTCAATGTTAGTCAAGCTTGACCGTTGGTTTGCCTCTATGGACTGGGATGATCTATACCCCTATGCTTCACTTACGACCGTCTCCTCGTCTGTTTCTGAACACTGCCCTATCCTCATGTCTACGGCGGTGGAGTCACACGTCAACAAGAGGTTCTGTTTCGAGCACTTTTGGCTGAAGCTCGACGGGTTCCTAGATGAGGTTAAA AGTGAaatggctcgcaagaaggctgaactcgACGCTagccaagctagaacagaggctgCAGAAGCTACAgccaaagctgctggtgtcgaagatctgcaaaagAGGCTGGcagatgccgaaactgctttgaatgaGCACAAG TATTAA